The following are encoded together in the Notolabrus celidotus isolate fNotCel1 chromosome 9, fNotCel1.pri, whole genome shotgun sequence genome:
- the tent2 gene encoding poly(A) RNA polymerase GLD2, protein MYPRNAPPRGRPDYRYGQYYQSPPVFDCYDYNHQSPPGVNSFHVPVLEKLPTYEWKPPPSPSLVHYPQTPAVTNRRKRQIEEYRPPVVKRQRLDLSPHPSIGSPLIQVQPPPHYRPTQTLAGSSRSDFDYSYPGPCSQSSPQPDHSIQVPVVPDSSNSLQDYANDKLSGQMVEMFEACQQQFSDLIRKEKIRTQLQKDIQQVYTVARLYLTGSSMNGLGCRSSDADMCLVIRGNRRTDPIQVLSVLQKLFRSLSYVERTQLIRAKVPILRFKEKGSDLEFDLNVNNTVGIRNTFLLRSYAYADLRIIPMILVIKKWARHNQINDASKGTLSSYTLVLMALNYLQTLKDPVLPSLQRDYPDSFNPFLDIDRVPDGPKHVPPYISRNQSSLGELLLGFLKYYATSFSWDKQVISIREARTLPKNNSREWRNKFICVEEPFERNNVARAVHEKIKFEAIKAQFVESWRILQQRKDLNSILPVRDIINKESSGR, encoded by the exons ATGTACCCCCGAAACGCTCCGCCAAGGGGTCGTCCAGACTACAGGTACGGACAGTACTACCAGTCACCCCCTGTGTTCGACTGCTACGATTACAACCACCAGAGCCCGCCAGGTGTCAACAG CTTCCATGTTCCTGTATTAGAGAAGTTACCGACATATGAGTGGAagcctcctccctccccctctctggtCCATTATCCTCAGACACCAGCCGTTACCAACAGACGCAA GAGGCAGATTGAGGAATACAGACCCCCAGTGGTGAAGCGCCAACGCCTTGACCTCTCTCCCCACCCGTCAATAGGCTCCCCTTTAATTCAAGTACAACCTCCTCCACATTATCGTCCCACCCAAACATTGGCAGGATCATCAAGGTCGGATTTTGACTACTCTTATCCCGGCCCATGTTCCCAGTCCAGCCCACAGCCTGATCACAGCATTCAGGTGCCTGTTGTCCCAGACAGCTCCAACAGCCTGCAGGATTATGCTAATGACAAG TTAAGTGGTCAGATGGTGGAGATGTTTGAGGCGTGCCAACAGCAGTTCTCTGATTTGATCCGAAAGGAGAAAATCCGAACACAGCTGCAGAAAGACATACAGCAGGTCTACACAG TGGCACGACTGTACTTGACTGGATCCTCTATGAACGGACTGGGCTGTCGAAGCAGTGATGCTGACATGTGTCTTGTCATCAGGGGAAAT agaAGAACCGATCCTATTCAAGTACTCTCTGTCCTCCAGAAGTTGTTCAGATCACTGT CATATGTAGAGAGGACTCAGCTGATCAGAGCCAAAGTGCCAATCCTCAGGTTCAAGGAGAAAGGCAG TGATCTGGAGTTTGATCTGAATGTCAACAACACAGTGGGCATCAGAAACACATTCCTTTTGAGAAGTTATGCCTATG CCGATCTCAGGATTATACCCATGATCCTCGTCATCAAGAAATGGGCACGGCACAATCAAATCAATGATGCCAGCAAAGGAACGTTGAGCAGCTACACGCTGGTTCTGATGGCGCTGAACTACCTCCAGA ctCTAAAGGACCCTGTCCTTCCTTCTCTGCAGAGGGACTACCCG GACAGTTTTAATCCCTTCTTGGACATTGACAGGGTTCCAGATGGACCCAAACACGTGCCCCCATACATCTCAAGAAACCAGTCCTCTCTGGGAGAGCTGCTCCTGGGCTTTCTCAAATACTATGCCACAAGCTTCAG TTGGGACAAACAGGTCATCTCCATTCGAGAGGCCAGAACTTTGCCGAAGAACAATTCCCGCGAGTGGAGAAACAAATTCATTTGCGTGGAAG AGCCATTTGAAAGAAATAATGTTGCCCGAGCAGTCCACGAGAAGATCAAGTTTGAAGCCATTAAAGCCCAGTTTGTCGAG TCATGGCGGATACTCCAACAGAGGAAGGACCTGAACTCAATCCTCCCTGTCAGAGACATCATTAATAAGGAGTCATCCGGGAGATAA